A stretch of the Duncaniella dubosii genome encodes the following:
- a CDS encoding DMT family transporter, which yields MSTKRFSPKGNLLLYHVGAAVAVIGWGVSFISTKVLLDNGLHPIEIYIYRFAIAYLAMLLICHKKIFSNSWRHEFSFMLAGLFGGSIYFISENVALEYTLVSNVSLITSLSPLLTVLLIGFIYKSDRPGKETILGSVVAFLGVGLVIFNSSFNLSINPLGDLLSLLAAFCWAIYSIVLKQLNPLYSALFITRKTFFYGVLTAIPFLLIEPSITPPTVLLDPVLLGNILFLALFCSMFAYLMWAAIIGKIGAVKASNYMYFQPVVTLVFSFLILGEKISVIGYTGCAMILLGVWMADYLQKRKLRN from the coding sequence ATGTCGACAAAGCGTTTTTCTCCGAAAGGCAATCTTTTGCTTTATCATGTAGGGGCCGCTGTTGCTGTCATTGGCTGGGGAGTCTCGTTTATTTCCACAAAAGTGCTCCTCGACAACGGATTGCACCCTATCGAAATCTACATCTACCGTTTCGCCATCGCCTATCTTGCGATGCTGCTGATCTGTCACAAAAAGATATTCAGCAACTCGTGGCGACATGAATTCAGCTTCATGCTCGCAGGTCTTTTCGGCGGCTCAATCTATTTCATCTCCGAGAACGTTGCGCTTGAATACACTCTTGTCAGCAACGTATCGCTCATCACCTCGCTATCCCCGCTTCTGACAGTGCTGCTCATAGGTTTCATCTATAAGTCAGACCGTCCCGGGAAAGAAACCATTCTTGGCTCTGTAGTGGCCTTTCTCGGCGTGGGTCTCGTGATTTTCAACAGCAGCTTCAATCTCAGCATAAACCCTCTCGGCGACCTGCTGTCGCTTCTGGCAGCCTTCTGCTGGGCAATCTACAGCATAGTCCTCAAGCAGCTCAACCCGCTCTACAGCGCACTGTTCATCACCCGAAAGACTTTCTTCTACGGCGTGCTGACAGCCATCCCGTTCCTGCTAATCGAGCCGTCGATTACCCCGCCGACAGTGCTGCTCGACCCGGTATTGCTCGGCAACATCCTGTTTCTCGCACTATTCTGTTCGATGTTCGCCTATCTGATGTGGGCAGCCATTATCGGCAAAATCGGAGCTGTCAAAGCCTCCAACTACATGTATTTCCAGCCGGTGGTGACACTCGTGTTCTCCTTCCTCATCCTCGGCGAGAAAATCTCGGTCATCGGCTATACGGGATGCGCCATGATCCTGCTGGGAGTCTGGATGGCCGACTATCTGCAGAAACGCAAACTACGTAACTAA
- a CDS encoding UDP-2,3-diacylglucosamine diphosphatase, which translates to MPLPTKTYFISDLHLGASYIADHRAHEKRVVDFLESIAPDCKRLFLLGDILDYWWEYRTVIPRGFTRFFGALARLADSGVEIIWFKGNHDIWIFDYLPQEIGLTVHDGMMTTEIDGRRFLLEHGDGVGSLPWSFRRLRAIFRNPLAQKLYGAIHPRWSIGFAHSWSSHSRKQGGYTPPEKAGDNLVDFARSYNADPAHEKIDFFIFGHCHILLDRPIPEGGRIVILGDWIRHFSYAVWDGETLNTHIFGLEK; encoded by the coding sequence ATGCCACTCCCGACAAAAACCTACTTCATCAGTGACCTGCACCTCGGAGCATCCTATATAGCCGACCACCGCGCACACGAAAAGCGCGTGGTCGACTTCCTTGAATCCATCGCCCCTGACTGCAAAAGGCTCTTCCTTCTTGGCGACATACTCGACTACTGGTGGGAATACCGCACGGTCATCCCGCGTGGCTTCACCCGTTTTTTCGGGGCGCTTGCACGTCTCGCCGACTCGGGCGTAGAGATAATCTGGTTCAAAGGAAACCACGACATCTGGATTTTCGACTATCTCCCTCAAGAAATAGGTCTCACCGTCCACGACGGCATGATGACAACCGAAATCGACGGTCGGCGCTTCCTGCTCGAACACGGCGACGGTGTCGGCTCGCTTCCTTGGTCCTTCCGCCGTCTCAGAGCCATCTTCCGTAATCCCCTTGCCCAGAAACTCTACGGAGCCATCCATCCCCGGTGGTCGATCGGCTTCGCCCACTCGTGGTCATCCCACTCACGCAAGCAGGGAGGCTACACTCCTCCCGAAAAGGCGGGCGACAATCTCGTTGACTTCGCCCGCAGCTACAACGCCGATCCGGCTCATGAAAAAATCGATTTTTTCATCTTCGGCCATTGTCACATACTTCTTGACCGCCCCATCCCCGAAGGGGGCAGAATTGTCATTCTTGGAGACTGGATTCGCCATTTTTCCTATGCGGTCTGGGACGGTGAAACACTCAATACTCATATTTTTGGACTTGAAAAATAA
- a CDS encoding S41 family peptidase: MKKSIISAVLLSATLGAGAVTPLWLRDVRISPDGKTIAFTYKGDIYTVPVNGGQARQLTTVQSYESEPVWSPDGKMIAFASDRNGGSDIYIMSADGGEATRLTYNSAAEIPHAFTPDGKSVVYSASIQDAPSALLFPAAWQTELYSVPVKGGRPRQILSTPAEAISYLPDNKSFIYVDRKGGEDQWRKHHTSSVTREIWKYDAATGRHTNLTEHPGEDRSPVVTPDGQTMYFLSERDGGTFNVYSMQLSDPSKISALTDFKTHPVRFLSRGADGTLAFTYDGEIYTMRQGGKPSKVNISIVADESEPDVITRFTSGTRGAVPSPDGKQVAFVNHGDIFVTSVEYPTTKQITTTPQAESSISWGTDNRTLYYSSDRDGHENIYRAKIAREDDLNFPNATLIDEEPVFKPSDNVDRAHPLISPDGKKMAFVTGRRDIAVMDIKSGKVTQLTKGNICNSRTGKLNFSWSPDSKWLAAEVDMHRRSPYYDIAIINASTGEITNITNSSYSNYSPRWVMGGDAILFVSDRYGMRSQASWGAQYDALLVFTNRAAYDRFRLSPEDFALQKELKEARKKKEAEKDKKDSKDSKKSKIDDSNKKQESKDINIELDGISDRIVRLTPFSSDLADIYIDDKGDNLWFLAAFDSGYDLWKMNLRKGDVSLANKLDAAGLSMTPDAEGKNLFLLGSSSMRKMSLPGGKMERITVSGTRKNNPVAEREYLYDYILKEEDARFFDPKMHGVDWKKMGEAYRKFLPHINHNADFAEMTSELLGELNVSHTGTRYYGDGAKEPTASLGLLYDMTYDGPGLKVAEIVEGGPFGHADTAIKPGAIVTAINGVKIDSESDYTPLFNGIARKKTLVSFTLPSGEKEEEVVLPTTRMTDLLYNRWVKRNAHLVDSLSGGRLGYVHIRSMNDASYRTIYADLLGKYNERDGIVIDTRFNGGGRLHEDIEVLFSGKKYLTQEIKGVVAGEMPSRRWNKPSVMLTGEANYSNAHGTPWVYRHVGLGKIVGMPVPGTMSSVNWVNMQDPSLTFGIPVVGFKTAEGNYLENTQLEPDVKVANDPAKIILGIDDQISAAVTTLLNDIDKKK; the protein is encoded by the coding sequence ATGAAGAAATCCATTATCAGCGCAGTGCTTTTAAGCGCCACTTTGGGCGCAGGCGCGGTGACTCCGCTATGGCTTCGCGATGTCCGCATCTCGCCCGACGGCAAGACAATCGCCTTCACCTACAAAGGAGACATCTACACCGTCCCCGTCAACGGCGGACAGGCCAGACAGCTCACCACCGTACAGTCCTACGAATCAGAACCAGTCTGGTCGCCTGACGGCAAGATGATAGCCTTCGCGAGCGACCGCAACGGAGGCTCTGATATCTATATCATGAGCGCCGACGGAGGCGAGGCGACACGCCTGACCTACAACTCGGCAGCCGAAATTCCCCACGCATTCACCCCCGATGGCAAATCGGTGGTCTACTCGGCATCGATTCAGGACGCTCCCTCGGCCCTGCTGTTTCCGGCTGCATGGCAGACAGAGCTTTACTCCGTGCCTGTCAAGGGCGGCCGTCCGCGCCAGATTCTCTCGACTCCAGCAGAAGCCATCAGCTATCTGCCCGACAACAAATCGTTTATCTACGTTGACCGCAAGGGCGGCGAAGACCAGTGGCGCAAACACCACACATCGTCGGTCACCCGCGAAATCTGGAAATATGACGCAGCCACAGGCCGCCACACCAATCTCACGGAGCACCCGGGCGAGGACCGCAGCCCGGTGGTGACACCCGACGGTCAGACAATGTATTTCCTGAGCGAGCGCGACGGCGGAACGTTCAACGTCTACTCAATGCAGCTCTCCGACCCGTCGAAGATAAGCGCGCTCACCGATTTCAAGACCCACCCGGTGCGTTTCCTCTCGCGCGGTGCCGACGGCACACTCGCCTTCACCTACGACGGTGAAATCTACACCATGCGTCAGGGAGGCAAACCTTCGAAAGTCAACATCTCGATAGTAGCCGACGAGAGCGAGCCGGACGTAATCACGCGCTTCACCTCCGGCACACGAGGAGCAGTCCCCTCGCCCGACGGTAAGCAGGTGGCATTCGTCAACCACGGCGACATCTTCGTGACCTCGGTGGAATATCCTACCACCAAGCAGATCACAACCACACCTCAGGCGGAAAGCTCTATCAGCTGGGGCACTGACAACCGTACACTCTACTACAGCTCCGACCGCGACGGCCACGAGAATATCTACCGCGCCAAAATCGCGCGTGAAGATGACCTCAACTTCCCCAACGCGACACTTATCGACGAAGAGCCGGTGTTCAAGCCCAGCGACAACGTTGACCGCGCACATCCGCTCATCTCGCCCGACGGAAAGAAGATGGCATTCGTGACCGGCCGCCGCGACATCGCAGTCATGGACATCAAGTCAGGCAAGGTCACACAGCTCACCAAAGGCAACATCTGCAACTCGCGCACCGGGAAACTCAATTTCTCATGGTCGCCCGACAGCAAGTGGCTTGCAGCCGAAGTCGACATGCACCGCCGCAGCCCCTACTATGACATAGCCATCATCAACGCATCGACCGGTGAAATCACCAACATCACCAACTCTTCATATTCCAACTATAGTCCCCGCTGGGTGATGGGCGGCGACGCAATCCTCTTTGTGAGCGACCGCTACGGCATGCGCAGCCAAGCTTCGTGGGGTGCGCAGTATGACGCGCTGCTCGTGTTTACCAACCGCGCCGCCTACGACCGTTTCCGTCTCTCGCCCGAAGATTTCGCGCTCCAGAAAGAATTGAAGGAGGCACGAAAGAAGAAAGAGGCCGAAAAAGATAAAAAAGATTCGAAGGATTCCAAGAAATCGAAAATCGACGATTCAAACAAGAAGCAGGAATCAAAGGACATCAACATTGAGCTTGACGGCATCAGCGACCGCATCGTGCGCCTGACTCCGTTCTCGTCAGACCTTGCCGACATCTATATCGACGACAAGGGTGACAACCTGTGGTTTCTCGCCGCATTCGACAGTGGCTACGACCTCTGGAAAATGAACCTGCGCAAAGGCGATGTGAGCCTTGCAAACAAACTCGATGCGGCCGGACTCTCGATGACTCCCGACGCTGAAGGCAAGAACCTCTTCCTCCTCGGCTCGTCGTCGATGCGCAAGATGAGCCTTCCCGGCGGAAAGATGGAAAGAATCACCGTCAGCGGAACACGCAAGAACAACCCTGTAGCCGAAAGAGAATATCTCTATGACTACATACTCAAGGAAGAGGATGCACGCTTCTTCGATCCCAAAATGCACGGTGTGGACTGGAAGAAGATGGGCGAGGCTTACCGCAAGTTCCTCCCCCACATCAACCACAACGCCGACTTCGCCGAAATGACAAGCGAACTTCTCGGTGAGCTCAACGTATCGCATACCGGCACACGCTACTATGGCGACGGAGCGAAAGAACCCACCGCATCGCTCGGACTGCTCTATGACATGACCTACGACGGACCGGGTCTCAAGGTTGCGGAAATCGTGGAAGGTGGCCCGTTCGGCCATGCCGACACCGCCATAAAGCCGGGAGCAATCGTGACAGCCATCAATGGTGTCAAGATTGACTCGGAGAGTGACTACACCCCGCTTTTCAACGGAATCGCACGCAAAAAGACCCTCGTCAGCTTCACACTCCCCTCAGGCGAGAAGGAGGAAGAAGTGGTGCTCCCCACAACCCGCATGACCGACCTTCTCTATAACCGTTGGGTGAAGCGCAACGCCCACCTCGTCGATTCGCTCTCTGGCGGCCGTCTCGGCTATGTGCACATCCGCTCAATGAACGACGCAAGCTACCGCACAATCTATGCAGACCTGCTCGGAAAGTACAACGAGCGTGACGGAATCGTGATCGACACCCGTTTCAACGGCGGAGGCCGTCTGCACGAGGACATCGAAGTGCTCTTCAGCGGAAAGAAGTATCTCACTCAGGAAATCAAGGGAGTGGTCGCAGGCGAAATGCCTTCGCGCCGCTGGAACAAGCCTTCGGTCATGCTCACCGGCGAGGCCAACTATTCAAACGCACACGGCACTCCGTGGGTGTATCGCCACGTGGGTCTCGGCAAGATTGTCGGCATGCCTGTCCCCGGAACGATGAGCTCGGTCAACTGGGTCAACATGCAAGATCCCTCGCTGACATTCGGCATCCCGGTTGTCGGTTTCAAGACAGCTGAAGGCAACTATCTTGAAAACACCCAGCTCGAACCTGACGTGAAGGTGGCCAACGACCCTGCAAAAATCATTCTCGGAATCGACGACCAGATTTCAGCAGCCGTCACCACTCTTCTCAACGACATCGACAAGAAGAAATAA
- a CDS encoding Fur family transcriptional regulator — MQTYSFTTQEILDTLSEGGVKPSAQRIAILRYLMENRIHPTVDEIFKALQPTNPTLSRTTVYNTLRLLAAACIIRCIETGGGDGARWDYSQHDHAHFLCASCGKVTDIDYNDASPSFVIPPKGYIVHSTDVIFKGLCPLCSEAV; from the coding sequence ATGCAGACCTATAGTTTTACTACTCAGGAAATACTCGATACCCTGTCGGAGGGCGGAGTCAAGCCCTCGGCCCAACGGATAGCAATCCTAAGGTATCTCATGGAAAACAGAATTCACCCGACGGTCGACGAGATTTTCAAAGCTCTCCAGCCCACTAACCCCACACTCTCGCGCACCACCGTCTACAACACCTTGCGCCTACTTGCCGCAGCCTGCATAATCCGCTGCATCGAGACCGGCGGAGGCGACGGAGCGAGATGGGACTATTCACAGCACGACCACGCACATTTCCTGTGCGCGTCATGCGGAAAGGTCACGGACATCGACTACAATGACGCTTCACCGTCATTTGTAATCCCACCCAAAGGCTACATCGTCCATTCGACCGACGTTATTTTCAAAGGTCTCTGCCCACTCTGCTCCGAGGCCGTATAA
- the polA gene encoding DNA polymerase I, with translation MEKRLFLLDAYALIYRAYYALIRSPRFTGAGFNTSAVFGFCNTLDDLLRKENPSHIAVCFDPPGGSTFRHEEYPDYKAQRDKQPEDITASVPYIKRILEAYRIPVIEIPGFEADDVIGTLAVRAAKEGFDTYMMTPDKDYGQLVADHIFMYRPALKGEGFEIRDTARICEKYGIARPSQVIDLLALEGDASDNIPGCPGVGEKTARTLIEAWGSVENLLENTDKLKGALQRKVSENADKIRMSKYLATIRTDVPVDIEIDSLVRKDIDIDSLMAVYSELEFRTLLARLKASRKASEAAVVETADAQPVTDSPAENPAAAASQPDSSGMGSLFDMPDDSAPTIEAPCEDRSYTVATSPAEAAKVVARLAKSPAIGMALYAVGEEAMTARWEGIALSAKPCEAFYIPLGDGAARSEILAVIEPLFTGAATLVSHDVKRDYLLLKNAGIGLSAPYFDTTVAHYLIDPEMKHELRYVVAKYLRLELAGIAPDAKAGHPKTALTQEAAVGRYCEEADLSLRLRKPLFDEIASRSMAPLLDEVELPLIRVLAEMEYTGVRIDSTVLTDLSTRLKQQVRAMEEEAYEMAGGPFNIGSPAQVGMVLFDRMKIDPKAKKTARGSYSTTEQILEKYAPKVPVVSLILKIRRLKKLIATYLDALPGMVNPKTGKIHTSYNQTVTATGRISSTNPNLQNIPIRTDDGREIRRAFIADPGDMIMSADYSQIELRLIADLSADKDMIEGFLSGDDIHRITASKIYGIPLAEVTDDQRRRAKTANFGIIYGISAFGLAERLSIARAEAKQLIDGYFSTYPHIREYLEKSVTTAREQGYVTTRMGRRRYLPDINSRNAVVRGYAERNAVNAPIQGSAADIIKVAMVRIYNEMESRGLRSRMIMQVHDELIFNVHPSELDVMKTLVEKQMEGAYHGAVPLTVSAGIAPNWLEAH, from the coding sequence ATGGAGAAACGCCTGTTTCTGCTTGATGCCTACGCGCTGATCTATCGCGCCTACTACGCCCTCATCCGTTCGCCACGATTCACCGGAGCGGGCTTCAACACATCTGCCGTCTTCGGATTCTGCAACACGCTCGACGACCTCTTGCGAAAGGAAAACCCCTCGCACATCGCCGTGTGCTTCGACCCTCCCGGCGGAAGCACCTTCCGTCACGAGGAATATCCCGACTATAAAGCCCAGCGCGACAAACAGCCCGAGGACATCACAGCATCCGTCCCCTACATCAAACGGATACTTGAAGCCTACCGCATACCAGTGATCGAGATACCAGGATTCGAGGCCGACGACGTGATCGGCACACTTGCCGTCCGCGCGGCAAAGGAAGGATTCGACACCTACATGATGACCCCCGACAAGGACTACGGCCAGCTCGTGGCCGACCACATCTTCATGTACCGCCCGGCACTAAAAGGTGAGGGATTCGAAATCCGCGACACCGCACGCATCTGCGAGAAATACGGCATAGCGCGTCCCTCACAGGTAATCGACCTCCTCGCCCTCGAAGGAGACGCCTCTGACAACATCCCCGGCTGCCCGGGCGTCGGCGAAAAAACCGCCCGCACACTTATCGAGGCATGGGGTTCGGTTGAAAACCTTCTTGAGAACACCGACAAGCTCAAAGGCGCACTCCAGCGGAAAGTCAGCGAGAACGCCGACAAAATCCGCATGTCGAAATATCTCGCCACCATACGCACCGATGTCCCGGTCGACATCGAAATCGACAGCCTCGTCCGCAAGGACATTGACATCGACAGCCTCATGGCCGTCTACTCCGAACTCGAATTCCGCACACTCCTCGCCCGTCTGAAAGCGTCGCGCAAAGCCTCGGAAGCGGCCGTCGTAGAGACGGCCGATGCTCAGCCCGTCACCGACAGCCCTGCCGAAAATCCCGCCGCTGCCGCCTCACAGCCCGACTCGTCTGGGATGGGATCGCTTTTCGACATGCCCGACGACAGTGCCCCAACCATCGAAGCTCCCTGCGAGGACCGCAGCTACACTGTGGCAACATCCCCTGCCGAAGCTGCCAAAGTGGTTGCCCGGCTTGCTAAATCGCCGGCAATAGGCATGGCGCTCTATGCCGTCGGCGAGGAAGCCATGACAGCACGCTGGGAGGGAATCGCACTCTCGGCCAAACCATGCGAGGCGTTCTACATACCACTCGGCGACGGAGCGGCGCGCAGCGAAATCCTCGCCGTCATCGAACCGCTCTTCACCGGAGCGGCAACCCTCGTCAGCCACGATGTCAAGCGCGACTATCTACTCCTGAAAAACGCCGGAATCGGCCTGTCAGCCCCCTACTTTGACACCACCGTGGCCCACTACCTCATCGACCCGGAGATGAAACACGAACTGCGTTACGTAGTGGCAAAATATCTCCGTCTCGAACTCGCCGGAATCGCTCCAGATGCCAAAGCCGGACATCCCAAGACTGCGCTGACGCAGGAGGCCGCCGTCGGCCGATACTGCGAAGAGGCCGACCTGAGTCTGCGCCTGCGGAAGCCTCTGTTCGACGAAATCGCCTCGCGCTCGATGGCACCGCTTCTCGACGAAGTGGAACTCCCGCTCATCCGTGTGCTTGCCGAAATGGAATACACAGGAGTCCGCATCGACTCCACCGTGCTCACCGACCTCTCCACCCGCCTAAAGCAGCAGGTGCGTGCTATGGAGGAGGAAGCCTACGAGATGGCCGGAGGCCCGTTCAACATCGGCTCGCCCGCACAGGTCGGCATGGTGCTCTTTGACCGCATGAAAATCGACCCCAAGGCCAAGAAAACAGCTCGCGGCTCTTACTCCACAACCGAGCAGATTCTTGAAAAATATGCGCCGAAAGTCCCCGTCGTAAGCCTCATCCTCAAAATCCGCCGGCTGAAGAAACTAATTGCAACCTATCTCGACGCCCTGCCCGGAATGGTCAACCCGAAGACAGGGAAGATCCACACATCCTACAATCAGACCGTCACCGCCACTGGACGCATATCGTCGACCAACCCCAATCTCCAGAATATTCCCATCCGTACCGACGACGGGCGCGAAATCCGTCGCGCATTCATCGCCGATCCCGGCGACATGATCATGAGCGCCGACTATTCGCAGATCGAACTGCGCCTCATCGCAGACCTCTCGGCCGACAAGGACATGATCGAAGGCTTCCTGTCGGGCGACGACATCCACCGCATCACCGCCTCGAAAATCTACGGCATACCTCTCGCCGAGGTTACCGACGACCAGCGCCGGCGCGCAAAAACCGCAAACTTCGGCATCATCTACGGCATCTCCGCCTTCGGTCTCGCCGAACGCCTCAGCATAGCCCGCGCGGAAGCCAAGCAGCTCATCGACGGCTATTTCTCGACCTATCCCCATATCCGCGAATATCTCGAAAAGTCGGTCACCACCGCCCGCGAACAAGGCTATGTCACCACCCGCATGGGACGCCGCCGCTACCTGCCCGACATCAATTCCCGCAACGCGGTCGTGCGCGGTTATGCCGAGCGAAACGCCGTCAATGCCCCCATACAAGGTTCGGCCGCCGACATAATAAAAGTGGCTATGGTACGTATATATAATGAAATGGAAAGCCGTGGACTCCGCTCACGCATGATTATGCAGGTTCACGACGAACTCATCTTCAACGTCCACCCATCGGAACTCGACGTAATGAAAACACTTGTCGAGAAGCAGATGGAAGGGGCTTATCACGGAGCAGTCCCCCTCACCGTCTCCGCCGGAATAGCCCCCAACTGGCTCGAAGCCCACTGA
- a CDS encoding M28 family peptidase — protein MKGYLIAALFSIIATLGITSCRPTASNGDATRTRQEEKRIKTPARFNRDSAYSYVRRQLAFGPRVSGTEGNRLCREYLVNELRRHGAQNVNVQTGEVTAFNGDRLPIGNIMASYKPEIHDRILLLAHYDTRPWCDSDQNEENRLKPVLGANDGGSGVAVLLEVARHLNETEPPVGVDILLVDAEDYGQASGFSTHDTSWCLGTQYWIENMPYPADSLPRYAVLLDMVGGMDAKFHREYFSDQNASKLVDKVWSVAARSGYENRFINKSGGAVVDDHIFLNDAGIPAIDIIESKNESTGTFAPTWHTTDDTLENIDPSSLEAAGQTVLNLIYNEIRCMK, from the coding sequence ATGAAAGGATATCTAATCGCCGCCCTGTTCAGCATCATCGCTACCTTAGGGATTACAAGCTGTCGTCCGACCGCCTCTAACGGTGACGCGACCCGTACCCGTCAGGAAGAAAAACGGATCAAGACCCCTGCGCGCTTCAACCGCGACAGCGCCTACTCCTACGTAAGACGTCAGCTGGCATTCGGGCCGCGCGTATCGGGCACGGAAGGAAACCGCCTCTGCCGCGAATATCTCGTCAACGAACTCCGCCGCCACGGCGCACAGAATGTAAATGTCCAGACCGGCGAAGTCACAGCCTTCAACGGCGACCGTCTCCCGATAGGCAACATCATGGCATCATACAAACCCGAAATCCACGACCGCATACTCCTATTGGCCCACTACGACACCCGTCCGTGGTGTGACTCCGACCAGAATGAGGAAAACAGGCTCAAACCCGTGCTCGGAGCCAACGACGGCGGCAGCGGAGTGGCAGTCCTCCTTGAAGTGGCACGTCATCTCAACGAGACAGAGCCTCCGGTAGGCGTGGACATCCTGCTGGTCGATGCCGAGGACTACGGTCAGGCTTCAGGATTCTCGACCCACGACACATCGTGGTGTCTCGGCACGCAATACTGGATTGAAAACATGCCCTATCCCGCCGACTCGCTGCCCCGCTATGCAGTGCTTCTCGACATGGTAGGAGGAATGGACGCTAAATTCCACCGCGAATACTTCTCGGACCAGAACGCATCGAAACTTGTCGACAAAGTGTGGTCGGTAGCCGCCCGTTCGGGATATGAGAACCGCTTTATCAACAAGAGCGGAGGTGCAGTGGTCGACGACCACATCTTCCTCAACGACGCCGGAATACCTGCAATAGACATCATCGAGTCAAAAAACGAGTCGACGGGAACATTCGCCCCGACATGGCACACGACCGACGACACGCTTGAAAACATAGACCCCTCGTCGCTCGAAGCGGCCGGACAGACGGTGCTCAATCTCATATACAACGAAATCCGCTGCATGAAATAA
- a CDS encoding OmpA family protein, with the protein MKLAKALGIPAMALCVLLSTGCSSWTNTGKGAAIGGGGGAALGAGLGALIGGGKGAAIGTAIGAAVGTGAGVLIGKKMDKQQAELQAELAKQAEIKQVTDENGLQAIQVTFNGGILFPTNGTTLSASARTDLSKFAASLINNPGTNVQIYGYTDDTGSLAVNERVATGRADAVRNYLLNSGVAATRLSAEGLPMQDYIASNSTAEGRAQNRRVEVYITASKEMIEQANQGTLK; encoded by the coding sequence ATGAAACTCGCAAAAGCTTTAGGAATTCCTGCAATGGCTCTCTGTGTGCTTCTTTCAACGGGATGCTCATCATGGACGAATACAGGTAAAGGCGCAGCCATCGGCGGTGGCGGCGGTGCGGCTCTCGGAGCAGGACTCGGTGCGCTTATCGGTGGTGGCAAGGGCGCTGCAATCGGTACGGCTATCGGCGCTGCGGTCGGTACGGGCGCAGGTGTCCTTATCGGCAAGAAGATGGACAAGCAGCAGGCCGAACTGCAGGCTGAGCTTGCAAAACAGGCTGAAATCAAGCAGGTGACCGATGAAAACGGTCTGCAGGCAATTCAGGTCACTTTCAACGGCGGTATTCTTTTCCCGACCAACGGTACGACTCTCAGCGCAAGCGCACGCACTGACCTCAGCAAGTTTGCCGCTTCGCTTATCAATAATCCCGGCACAAACGTGCAGATTTACGGCTACACCGATGACACCGGTTCGCTTGCCGTCAACGAGCGTGTCGCTACCGGACGTGCTGACGCCGTTCGCAACTATCTTCTCAACAGCGGTGTCGCTGCCACCCGTCTTTCTGCAGAAGGTCTTCCGATGCAGGACTACATTGCATCCAACTCCACAGCCGAAGGCCGTGCGCAGAATCGCCGTGTAGAGGTCTACATCACCGCAAGCAAGGAAATGATCGAACAGGCCAACCAGGGCACTCTCAAGTAA
- a CDS encoding NADH peroxidase, producing the protein MKKKFICTVCGYVHEGDEAPEFCPLCKAPRSKFKEMDESAVLEFVTEHVIGIAKDTDDEMKADLRAHFEGECAEVGMYLAMSRQADREGYPEIAEAFKRYAIEEAEHASKFAELLGECVWSTKENLEKRMAAEAGANADKMRIARRAKELNLDAIHDTVHEMAKDEARHGQGFQGLYNRYFKK; encoded by the coding sequence ATGAAAAAGAAATTTATCTGCACCGTTTGCGGTTATGTACACGAAGGTGACGAAGCTCCCGAATTCTGCCCCCTCTGCAAAGCTCCCCGTTCAAAATTCAAGGAAATGGACGAGAGCGCAGTGCTCGAATTCGTGACTGAACACGTAATCGGAATCGCTAAGGACACCGACGACGAAATGAAGGCCGATCTCCGCGCACACTTCGAAGGCGAATGCGCCGAAGTAGGCATGTATCTCGCCATGTCGCGTCAGGCTGACCGCGAAGGTTACCCCGAAATCGCAGAAGCCTTCAAGCGCTATGCCATCGAAGAGGCTGAACACGCTTCCAAATTCGCTGAACTCCTTGGCGAATGCGTATGGTCAACCAAAGAAAACCTCGAAAAGCGCATGGCAGCCGAAGCAGGCGCAAACGCCGACAAGATGCGTATCGCCCGCCGCGCTAAGGAACTCAACCTCGACGCAATCCACGACACCGTTCACGAAATGGCTAAGGACGAAGCACGTCACGGTCAGGGATTCCAGGGTCTCTACAACCGCTACTTCAAGAAGTAA
- a CDS encoding metal-sulfur cluster assembly factor, which produces MTTEERTRIEERIVTMLKTVYDPEIPVDIYNLGLIYAIDLDDDGNLKIDMTLTAPNCPAADFLVDDARIKLESIEGVKSVDIRIVFEPEWNKDMMTEEAKLDLGFL; this is translated from the coding sequence ATGACCACAGAAGAAAGAACACGCATAGAAGAACGCATCGTCACGATGCTTAAGACAGTCTACGACCCCGAAATCCCCGTCGACATCTATAATCTCGGCCTCATCTACGCCATTGATCTCGACGATGACGGAAATCTCAAGATCGACATGACCCTTACAGCCCCCAACTGCCCCGCCGCCGACTTTCTGGTTGACGATGCCCGCATCAAGCTCGAAAGCATCGAAGGAGTAAAAAGTGTCGACATCCGCATTGTCTTCGAACCCGAATGGAACAAAGACATGATGACCGAAGAGGCAAAACTCGACCTCGGATTCCTCTAA